In a genomic window of Telopea speciosissima isolate NSW1024214 ecotype Mountain lineage chromosome 5, Tspe_v1, whole genome shotgun sequence:
- the LOC122663210 gene encoding wall-associated receptor kinase 2-like, which translates to MRSRAKGDDKDIGGLKLREWVYLLIRALWQLCPREGAAAITVPPSLALPGCPVECGNITIPYPFGVREGCFKNDNYLITCEARKSSSVRAYQGTGVIEVLEMSLDGSVKFHSPFHATQCFTSTGTQTIGLSYSLDVRASPFRFSATRNKFTGIGCDTIADISESQDQNFMSGCVSVCNDLKSVRNGSCTGIGCCQTSIPFNLKRFQVQLVSIHNHTRILGSSPCSYAFLADQDWFTFKLSDFSTNSFANSIIPVVMDWAIGNQTCEEAVLDTQSYACGPNSYCSNSTNGPGYRCYCKDGFDGNPYLPQGCQDINECEKGYNNSCYENAICTNTYGSYNCSCPQGYHGDGWVNKARCTRNKKSLPLISIIVGIGLGIIFLLVCIYFSYWAIKRRRLIKLREKYFQQNGGLLLQQQIALHEGVAEIAKIFTEEELKKATNNFHESRILGEGGHGTVFKGILLSGKEVAIKKSKIMDQGQIIEFINEIDILSQINHRNVVKILGCCLETEVPLLVYEFISHGTLSQHIHNKNIAAYISWGNRLRIATETAGALAYLHSAHSIPILHRDVKSCNVLLDDTYTAKVSDFGASRLVPLDQTQMTTLVQGTLGYLDPECFQTGQLTDKSDVYSFGVVFAELLTGQKALLPEEFGECRSLAMYFVTSMKDNKLLQFLDVRMVNERNREKILEVAELVRRCLNVKGEDRPTMKEFATELESLRMFFEHTSPKHYYEETERFTDEPSTSSTVNATTQENLEDNSPINASCQGRLGDSVMLSLQIGR; encoded by the exons ATGAGATCGAGAGCTAAGGGGGATGATAAGGATATTGGTGGCCTCAAATTGAGAGAATGGGTATATCTACTCATAAGGGCATTGTGGCAATTATGCCCTCGTGAAG GTGCAGCTGCCATTACAGTTCCACCTTCTTTAGCCTTGCCTGGTTGCCCTGTGGAATGTGGAAATATAACCATACCTTACCCATTTGGGGTTAGAGAAGGATGTTTCAAAAATGATAATTATCTTATAACTTGCGAGGCCAGGAAGAGCAGCAGCGTAAGGGCTTACCAAGGAACTGGAGTCATTGAGGTCCTAGAGATGTCACTTGATGGATCAGTTAAATTCCATAGTCCATTTCATGCTACTCAGTGTTTCACTTCAACTGGAACTCAAACAATTGGGCTAAGCTACTCATTGGATGTGCGAGCTTCACCTTTCAGGTTCTCAGCAACCCGAAACAAGTTTACAGGGATTGGATGCGATACCATTGCCGACATAAGTGAGTCTCAGGATCAAAACTTCATGAGTGGTTGCGTTTCGGTGTGCAATGACTTGAAGAGTGTGAGGAATGGGTCTTGCACTGGAATCGGTTGTTGCCAGACTTCAATCCCTTTCAATCTCAAACGTTTCCAAGTTCAACTTGTGAGTATACATAACCACACCAGGATCTTGGGGTCCAGCCCTTGCAGCTATGCTTTCTTGGCTGATCAAGACTGGTTCACCTTCAAATTATCAGATTTCTCGACAAATAGCTTTGCCAATTCGATTATTCCGGTGGTGATGGATTGGGCGATTGGGAATCAAACATGCGAAGAAGCAGTTCTAGATACACAATCGTATGCTTGTGGTCCAAATAGCTATTGCTCTAATTCCACTAATGGCCCTGGCTATCGATGTTACTGCAAAGATGGTTTCGATGGGAACCCTTATCTCCCTCAAGGATGCCAAG ATATAAATGAATGTGAGAAGGGATACAATAATTCTTGCTATGAGAATGCTATTTGCACCAACACTTATGGGAGTTACAACTGCTCTTGTCCACAAGGctaccatggcgatggctgggTAAATAAGGCTCGTTGCACCCGCAATAAGAAATCTCTTCCATTGATAAGCATTATTGTAg GAATTGGTCTAGGCATTATATTTCTACTGGTCTgcatttatttttcatattgggcaatcaagagaagaagactTATCAAACTCAGAGAAAAATACTTCCAACAAAATGGGGGTTTGCTATTGCAACAACAAATAGCTTTACATGAAGGTGTTGCAGAAATTGCCAAGATTTTCACTGAAGAAGAGCTAAAAAAGGCTACCAACAACTTCCATGAGAGTCGAATACTTGGAGAAGGAGGGCATGGTACAGTTTTCAAAGGAATATTATTGAGTGGCAAAGAAGTGGCAATTAAGAAATCCAAAATAATGGATCAAGGTCAGATTATAGAGTTCATAAATGAGATAGATATACTTTCCCAAATCAATCATAGAAATGTGGTAAAGATCTTGGGATGTTGTTTAGAGACAGAGGTTCCATTGTTAGTTTATGAGTTCATCtcccatggaaccctctctcAACATATCCATAACAAGAATATTGCAGCTTATATTTCATGGGGAAACCGTCTAAGAATTGCTACTGAAACAGCTGGAGCACTAGCGTATTTGCACTCTGCTCATTCAATACCCATCCTTCATAGGGATGTCAAGTCTTGCAATGTACTACTAGATGATACTTACACAGCGAAAGTCTCTGATTTCGGGGCTTCAAGATTGGTTCCTTTGGATCAAACTCAAATGACGACATTAGTTCAAGGGACCTTAGGATACTTAGACCCGGAATGCTTTCAAACAGGTCAACTGACTGACAAAAGtgatgtttatagctttggTGTTGTTTTTGCAGAGCTCTTGACAGGGCAAAAGGCACTTCTACCTGAAGAATTTGGAGAATGTAGAAGCCTAGCAATGTATTTTGTTACTTCAATGAAAGATAACAaacttcttcaatttcttgatgTCCGAATGGTAaatgagagaaatagagagaaaattTTGGAAGTTGCTGAGCTTGTAAGACGATGCTTAAATGTTAAAGGGGAAGATAGACCAACAATGAAAGAATTTGCAACAGAGCTTGAATCTTTGAGAATGTTCTTTGAACATACCTCGCCAAAACATTATTATGAGGAAACTGAACGCTTCACCGATGAACCATCAACAAGTTCTACCGTCAATGCAACCACTCAAGAAAATTTGGAGGATAATTCTCCTATTAATGCAAGTTGTCAAGGGCGCCTGGGGGATAGTGTTATGCTATCATTACAAATCGGTCGTTGA